A region of Antedon mediterranea chromosome 8, ecAntMedi1.1, whole genome shotgun sequence DNA encodes the following proteins:
- the LOC140057733 gene encoding transport and Golgi organization protein 2 homolog gives MCVTWFMINESPGENGYKLVLVYNRDEYFIKPTKSADYLDSNKDVLCGVDMRPGKEGGTWLGVSKKGKVACLLNIREPANSGWVTNKKLFGRGSLVTNFLTNDTDCTSYLRQLSGSDYNEFNLILMDFRKILNILFLFVKYFSLFLINFRQARPEVWYYSNTSEGEYSLLEPGCYGISNTPLYQPWPKATNGKKYLEELMKKNQTMSTDELTQTLLKYASRKEGEWEIPEGISFEDSLLVPEAAFFKSPDYGTRTTTVILINKKGEMTFTERTMVDPMDPNTKWSTKTFYLRTATVKPVITIPGLIQFKYNCCKTL, from the exons atgtgtgtTACATGGTTTATGATAAATGAAAGCCCAGGTGAAAATGGTTATAAACTTGTATTAGTTTATAATCGAgatgaatattttataaaaccAACTAAATCTGCAGATTATTTGGATTCCAACAAAGATGTGCTGTGTG GTGTTGATATGAGACCAGGAAAAGAAGGTGGAACATGGCTAGGTGTCTCAAAAAAGGGAAAGGTGGCTTGTCTATTAAACATAAGAGAGCCCGCAAACAGTGGATGggtaacaaacaaaaaattatttggCAGAG GCTCACTGGTTACAAATTTCTTAACAAATGATACCGACTGTACTTCATACTTAAGACAACTTAGTGGTTCAGATTACAATGAATTTAATCTTATTTTGATGGACTTcag GAAAATACTCAACA tcctttttttatttgtcaagTATTTTTCGCTTTTCTTAATCAATTTTAGACAAGCAAGACCAGAAGTTTGGTACTATAGTAACACATCAGAAGGAGAATATTCTTTATTGGAACCTG GCTGTTACGGCATTTCTAACACCCCATTGTACCAGCCATGGCCAAAAGCCACGAATGGTAAAAAATATCTGGAAGAGTTGATGAAAAAAAACCAGACTATGAGTACGGATGAACTAACACAAACACTACTCAAATATGCATCAAGAAAAGAAGG AGAATGGGAAATTCCAGAAGGTATTTCATTTGAGGATTCACTCTTAGTCCCAGAAGCAGCTTTCTTCAAATCACCGGATTATGGCACAAG AACTACaactgtaattttaataaacaagaaaGGAGAAATGACTTTTACAGAACGAACCATGGTAGATCCAATGGACCCCAATACGAAATGGTCTACGAAAACATTTTATCTTCGTACAGCTACAGTAAAACCAGTAATAACAATACCTGGGCTGatacaatttaaatacaattgttGCAAAACATTATAG